Proteins co-encoded in one Thamnophis elegans isolate rThaEle1 chromosome 1, rThaEle1.pri, whole genome shotgun sequence genomic window:
- the SLIRP gene encoding SRA stem-loop-interacting RNA-binding protein, mitochondrial, translating to MAARGISRRAFEIFVRRIPWNVEESELREYFTRFGPVKKCILPFNAETGFHKGFAWIGFATEESRNNALLKDHFFEGSQLEVKRQEKTVR from the exons ATGGCAGCGAGGGGTATTTCTCGGCGCGCCTTCGAGATCTTCGTTAGGCGAATACCCTGGAACGTGGAGGAAA gtgaaCTGCGAGAATATTTTACTCGATTTGGACCTGTGAAGAAATGCATCCTGCCATTT AATGCAGAAACAGGGTTCCATAAAGGTTTTGCCTGGATTGGATTTGCAACAGAAGAAAGTCGCAATAATGCTTTGTTGAAAGATCATTTTTTTGAAGGATCACAG CTTGAAGTTAAACGTCAAGAAAAAACAGTCAGATGA